The DNA segment CGTTGAACTTGCGGGTCGGCGTCTGTTCCTTGCCGATGCCCAGCAGGCCGCTGCGTGCCAACTGCTGGGTCAGCGTGCTGGCGCCCTGGCGGGTGTCGCCGCCCGACTTCACCAGCAACCATGCCGCGCGCACCATGCCCGACAGGTCGATACCGTGGTGGTCCTTGAAGTCCCGATCCTCGACCGCCTGCAGGCCGGTCACCAGCAGGTCCGGCACTTCCTCCAGCCGTACCAGGCGTCGCTCTTCCTGCTTCTGTCCGTACAGCGTCGCGATGCGGGCGGGATCCAATCGTGCCGCCTTCAACGACTGCTTGCGCGTGATGTCGCGCACGGCGGCCACGCGACCACCCGACAAGCTCACCTGGAGGCGACGCGGTGCCACGCGACCATCGACATCGACGTAACCGCGGCTGGAAATCGTGAATCGCCCACCTTCGCGCATGTACGTGCCCGGACTCTGTCCGGCGCCATCGTCGCGATAAGACGCGGCATCCAGTTCGGTCTTCAGCGTCTGCGCATCCATCGCCAGCCCAGGCGCCAACTGCAGCGGACGTGCGTAAACACGTGTCGGGATCTGCCATTGCAGTTCGCCGAAACGCTGGGTGACCTGATGGTTCAGGTAGAGCGTATAAGGGATCAGGAAACCGAGACCCAACCCCGCCGCCGCCAGTCCCCAGCTCAGCAGGCGCTGCCGCCAGACCGGCGGGATGCCGTCACCGTCGTCGATGTCGTCTTCGTCCAGCGCTTCGTCGTCGTAGTCGTTGCGGGCCACAGGGGATGCGACAATGGGAATTCGGGCGAGTCTAGCGCAGCCGCCAAGGGCGCGCCCGGCCCACAGGCCCCCTCACTCAGCTGGAGTTGCAACGGAATGTCGATGTCGTGGGCGGACCTGCGCTTCATGCTGGAACGCACCCGCGGCTTGTTCCGGCGCGGGCTGGCCAGCCTGCGCACGCGGGGCCTGTCGGCGACCTGGGCACGGGTAAGACGCCAGTTCGCGCAGCACCCGAGGCTTCCGCCCGGCGCGCTCTACCGCCCCGCCGAGGCGGCGTTCGCACCGTTCACGGTTCCGTCCAGCGACGCACCACGCGTCAGTATCGTGATCCCGGTCTACAACCAGGCCCTGCATACGCTGGGCTGCCTGCGCGCATTGGCCGAGCATCCGCCGGCGGCCGCCTGCGAGGTCATCGTCGTCGACGATGGGTCGCAGGACGAAACCCGTGCGTGGATGCAAGCGATCGGCGGGCTACGCTACCATCTGCGCGCCACCAACGGCGGCTTCATCGCGGCGTGCAACGACGGGGCCGCGCTGGCGCAGGGCACCTACCTCGTCTTCCTCAACAACGACACCTTCCCGCAACCGGGCTGGCTGGATGCGCTGCTCGACACGTTCGGCGCCTGGCCCGAAGCAGGCCTTGTCGGTGCGCAGCTGGTCTACCCGGATGGTCGCTTGCAGGAAGCGGGCGGCGTGGTCTTCGACGACGGATCGGCATGGAACTACGGGCGCTTCGAGTCGCCCGACGACCCGTGCTACACCAGTGTGCGCGATGCGGATTACTGCTCCGGCGCAGCCATCATGCTGCCCACCGCGCTGTTCCGCGAGATCGGCGGCTTCGACACACGCTATGCGCCGGCCTACTACGAAGACACGGATCTCGCGTTCGCCGTGCGCGCTCGCGGCTATCGCGTGCTCTACCAGCCAGCCTCGCGCGTGGTGCACCTGGAAGGCATCACCGCCGGTACGGACACTGGCAGCGGCGCGAAGGCCTATCAGGTCCGCAACCGCGGCGTATTCGCGCAGAAGTGGGCCGACGCGCTCACCCGGCAAGCGGCGGCGGGCACGCTGCCCTCGCCGGCCGTGCTGGCTCGCGGGCGAAGGCAAGTGCTCATCGTGGATTCCGAAACGCCCCGCCCCCGGCATGATTCCGCATCGCTGCGCATGGCCAACCTCATGCGCATGCTGGTTGGCGAAGGCGCGCATGTGGTCTTCCTGCCGGCGGATCTGCGCCATGCCGGCACCGATACCGCAGCACTCCGCCAGCACGGCGTCGAAACCTGGCACGCACCGTTCGTCGGTAGCGTGGCGTCCTGGCTGCGCGAGCACGGTCCACGCTTCGACGTGGTGATGCTGTCCCGCCACTACGTCGCCGCCGAGTTCCTGCCGCTCGTGCGCCGGTTCGCACCGCAGGCACGGATCGTGTTCGACACGGTGGACCTGCACTTCCTTCGCGAAACCCGCGGTGCGGATGTGGCCGGCGATGAGACGCTTCGCCGCAGTGCGCAGAAGACGCGCGAACGCGAACTCGCGCTGATGCGCCAGGCGGATACGACGCTGGTCGTCAGTCCTGCGGAGCGCGACATGTTGTCCGCGCTGCTGCCCACGGCGCAGGTCGACGTGCTGTCGAACCTGCACGAACTCGCGGACGATGGCGCACCCTTCGCGCAGCGCCACGACATCGTGTTCGTCGGCGGTTTCCGCCATCCACCGAATGTCGACGCCGTGTTGTGGTTCGGCCGCGACATCTTCCCCGATATCCGCACCGGGCTGCCCGGCGTCCGCTTCCACTGCATCGGCGCCGAGCCTCCGGCGGAGGTCCTCGCGCTGCAGGAACAGCCCGGCATCGTCGTGCACGGGCACGTGCCGGATATCGCGCCCTACATGGAGGGCGCCCGCGTCGCCGTCGCGCCGCTGCGCTTCGGCGCCGGGGTGAAGGGAAAAGTGAACCTGAGCATGGCGCATGGCCAACCCGTGGTGGCGACGCCCTGCGCGGTCGAAGGCATGCATCTCGTGGACGGACATGACGTACTCGTCGCAGAGTCCGCCGATGCCTTCGTCGGCGCGGTGGTTCGCCTCTACGAAGACGCTCCGCTGTGGGAGCGCCTATCGGTGAACGGGCGCGAGAACATACGCCGACACTTTTCGCTTGACGCAGCGCGCGAGGTGGTGCGGCGCGTTTTCTTGGACTGAGTGCATTTCCCGGGCGCCCTGCGCCTTTGCCCATGTCAGGGCTCGCGGGGGCGGACCGGCCTGTATTGCTGTTCGCTCCCCACGCCCCTCGCCGACACATCGACATTGGCGCACAACGCGCCATCGCACAGCGTGACGTCTGCCGCGTCGTAGGCGCGCAGCAGGTCCGCGGAAATCTGGTTACGTCGAATCTCATCGTAGTAGTGGCTCGACAACCATGCGCCAGCACCGGCCGCCATCACCATCAGCACGATGGAACATGCGGTCGATAGCCACAGGGCACGGCTGACACGGTCCAGCTGCCCGGTGGCGTGACGGAATTGATCACTACTGCGCGATAACTGTTGGCCTGCTTCTCGCATTGCGTGCTGTACACCATCGACCGTCTGGTCTAACCCTCTCCCGACCTCCTGCCGAATCTGCGCGACCAGTGTGGAGAAGCTGCCGTCGGCCGCATTGCGGAGAATAGTAGGCACGGTATCCGTCAGCTGTTCCAACTGCTGTGTACTCTGATGATGCCGCTGGCTGGCCTGCTCGCTCTGCCGACGAAACTGCTCTAGCACTTCGGCCGTTTGCAGCAGCAAGGTTTGAAGCTTTTCCATATCCATATACCGGTTCGTCCTTCCTTCAATGACTGCGGGGCGCAACCTGGTTAGCGCGCTGTTGCTCCTGTTGTTGCTCTGCGCATTGCTGGGCAGCATGTTGCTCCTGCCGATCGACACGTGCATTGATGTCGGCACGGAACTCACGACCGAGGTCCGTCGCTGCAATGCTGGAAAGCCCCCGATCGATGGTGATCGGGTCGCCGCTCCTGAGACTCGCGTGCAGGTACTGGAACAACTCGCCGGGCTTGGCATCGGCGGGTGGCGCGCGCAGGACGCCTATCGACTGGTCGGCGCTGTTGCCCGCTTTCATCTGCCTGGGCAGATCGGCCCACTGCTCCCTGAGGCTCTCCGCGCGAGCAGCCGCTTCGCTTTCCGGGACCGGCACCGTACGCCGCGCCATCTCCATTGAAGCGTCGCCCACCGTGCTCATGCCGCCTCGCATCAGGCGTACGTCATTGCGGTAAGCGCTGAATGTCGCGACGTGGTCCTGGGCGAGCTGCCGGCTGGCGGGATCGCTCAATACGGACCGATCCGGCTTCTGCTTGCTGTCGATATCGAGGAAGTTGTCCATGTTGTGCGATCCGGTCGCCCCCATGGTCAGGGCGGTGGCGGTCAGAGGGCTGTCGGGAATCGGATTGAAGCGGCCATACCCCGCCGCCGTCACGGCGGCCACTTCGCCCAGCTTGGCGTACATGCGGATCTGTCCGTACTGCGGGCTGGCCGCACTCACGGTATCGCCGGCCATCACATGATTGATGAAACGGTCCCCGCCCTCGGGCACCCCGTATTTCAGGCTGACGGCGCCATAAGGGTTGAAGGCCTCACCGCGCAGGTGGAAGCGATGCGCGGTGATCTGCGCCAGCGTGCCACCGAGGGAGTGGCCGGTGACGGTGACTTCGGGCGGCGGGGCTCGATTCTCCTCGCCATATCTATTTGCATAGTTTTGAGCCCGCTGAGTCAGCGCGATGGCCTCACTGGCTTGCGCATTGACGCGACCCAACACCATGCCACCATCCGCTATCAAGCCATCCTGCTTGGCTTCGCGATCAAATTCGGTACCGCGGTGAGCGACGACAAACTCTCCGGTGTCTGTACGCTGATAGATCGTTCCCTGATAGCCGGTCTTAGGGTTGTCGTAGTGCTCCTTAATTTCGAATCTTAGGCCATCAACGAAGATGTGTTCCTTTCCTTGCGATCGAATGCCAGGACGGCGGTGACTGTATGAATCTTGAGAGAGCCCTGCATACACGCGTGACGGAATCGTCATTGTCTAAGTTCCTTCGCGTCAAACGTAATGACGAATAGCTCGTCACGACCACGATTGATTCTCGTCGGATCTGTTTGCCCGGAGCTCGTATAGCTTCCAAACTCAGGATTGGCATACGTACCCTTCCAAAAGTAAACAACTTCCGAACCATCGGCCCTTATCCGATCAGAAAAAATGCTAGGTGAAAATCGAACTCCATCACTACCCGAATCCACTCCGGTAAACGTCGCCGTAACTGCCGTGAGTTCCCATACACAAGCACCGTTTCCGTAGTAGTCTCCATCAAGAATTTGATCGAAATACACAACACCTTCGTAATTCGCACCATCCACCTGAGTGATCACGAATGGTTCACCACTCGTCATGCGATAAACACCGCCGTAAGGCGAAGCCTCACCGCACTGGATCTCATTGACGACGTCGTACTGTGCAGTGGCGCCCACTAGCACCAGTGGCCCAGGCGCATCCTGAATCGTCAACCTGATGCGGTATCCCTGCTTCGGCGCAGGATTGAGCCGGCGTAGCGGCCCGGTCGACGCGCGCGAAGCAGAGGCATCCATTTCGCTTCTTGGCTCACATGCCGTAAGCAAAAGCGAAAGAGGAACAACAGCCACGAGCAGCGATACGCGCATAAGGGCTCCATGCCGAGGGCGTATGGCGATGCTAGGTCATTCATCGACGCAGATGTGTGCTTTTGCAGTCACACTTGTCGAGTATTCACAACATGTCCGTCACGGCGCCCCGTGTTGCGCGTTACGGCGTCTGCCCAACCTTTGCGGTTTTGACGCGTTCTGCGAACGCATCCAATCCCGATGCCTGCGTATCGAGACGCTGCGCCTCGCTCAGGGCCTGCACCGCGAACGCGACATCGCCGGCACCCAGTCGCTCGCTCCCCACGGCGATCCATTTCTCCGCCAATCGCCGCTTTGCGTCGGGCAAACCCGCATCGCGCGGCTGGAGCGTTTGCCACGCCTGCTGGCAGGCTTGCGCGCGACGGATGCGATTGGCGCGCAACTCGTCTTCATAGCAGCTGCGCACGGCGGGCAACAGCCGAGCCGATGCTTGCCGCACTACCGGCGCATCCGGCGCGAGCGCTTGTGCGGCGCGTAGCTTGTCGTAGGCGCTTTCGCCGGGTGGCGTGAGCCATTGGCCCTTGGCCTCGGCATCTGCCATCGCGGTCAGCAGTGCCTCTACACGGCGGTCGCGCTCCCGTGTAGGTAGAGCGCTACCCAACCGACCACGCACCTGTTCCGCGCGGGTAACGGCTTGCTCCGCCTGGGCCACGCGCGGAGATTGCGGCGCGAGCGCGCGTGCTTCCGACAGTTCGCGCCTAGCTTGCTCAAAATGGAAATCCGCAGCCTGCCGCTCTGCGAGCGCGGCATGGGCCACGCCCACCTGCTCAAGGCCCTGGCGTGCCGCCGCATCGTCCGGCATCGCGGCCAGGACCGCCTCATAACCTGCGCGCGCGGGAACCAGTCTCCCCTTGGCGACATCGCGCGCGGCCGCTCGACGACGCGACTCGAGTGCCGTCGCGAGCGCGGCCTGCGCCTGGGGCAGGTCGACGTGCCCTGGATCGAACACCTGCGCCTGACTGATCAGCGCGGAAGCTTCTCCCAGCTCATGGCGCGCCAAGCGCCGCCCTGCCTCCTGCAACAAATCCGACAGTGCATCTTCACGGCCTTCCAGTGCCTCCAAACGCGTCGGCTGCAGCGTCAGGATCCGCTGGTAGAGCGGAAGTGCGGCATCTTCGCCGCCGACCAGATGGCCGGCCGCGTGCGCTTGCGTTGCCGCCTGCAGGACGCCATCGAGGCCGGCGTGTTCAGCCTCACGGGCGCGCACTCGCGCCGCGAACGCATCCGCCTGCGCGCGCGGCACCTGCAGCTCCCGCGCAAGGTCCAGACGCGCCCGGGCCTCCTCGAAGCGGTTCTGTTCAAGTGCCGTCGATGCCTGTTGCAAGGCCGCCGATGCCACACGCCGCAGGCCGACGGCCGCCTCGTTGCGGTCGGTGTCGAGCGCTTGCGCGGCTTCGTACAGCTGCCGTGCGCCGGTGCCATCATCGGCATCAAGACGCCCGTCGGCCAGCGCGCGACCGGCTTGGTCTAGCAATGCCTGCACGCGTGTTTCGGGCCACAGCATGTCCGCCAATGGCCCCCTGAAAGCCATGAGCAGCGCGGCGAGCAGCAGCGCGATCGCGGCGCCCCAACGCCAATGCCGTCGATCACGCAAGGCGGGCGCGTGATCTTCGTGCTGCGTACGGGCCGCCGCGATCGCGCGCGCCCAGTCGATGCGCGGTTCGATGCGGCGATCGCGGCCGTCGTCGGGGCGGTCTTCGCGGGTCACCCCCGCAGGATAGCGGCTCAGCCTGAACGCCGTGCGTCTTCCACACCCGGCAGCGCATCGAGCTTGCCCAACAGTGTGGAGAGCTGGCCGAAATCGGCCACCTTCAAGCGCAGGCGCAGATGGACGCGACCGCTGGCACGGTTGCCCTGGCTATTGATCTCCAGCACGTTGGCCTCTTCCTGCGCGATCAGGGTGGTGATGTCCTTGAGCAGCCACTTGCGGTCGATCGCCGTGACCTGCACATCGACTTCGTAACCGCCCCCCGCCTGGCCCCACTCCACAGGCAGCACGCGCTGAGGGCTGGTGGCCGCAAGCCGCACGAACGATGGGCAATCCGTGCGATGCACGGTGACGCCGCGCCCGCGGGTGAGGTAGCCGGCGATCGCCTCGCCAGGAACAGGCTGACAGCAACGGGCCAGCTGTACCAACAGGTTGCCGACGCCTTCGACCGTGAATTTCGACTTGCCCGGCGCGGCCACCTTGCGCGGCGGCCTGCGGACCGGCAACGCGGCGACATCGGGCTCGGCGGCGGCGCGCTGCTCTTCGTGCAACGCTCGACCCACCTGGTGCGGTCCCACGTCCCCCAGCGCGACCTGGAGGTACAGATCGTCGATGCTCTCGGCATGGAATTTCTTCGCTACGCCCGCAAGGTCGGCCTGGTGTAGGCCCAGCCGTTTGAGTTCTTTATCCAGCAACTCTCGACCGGCGTGCAGGTTGCGCGCGCGATCCAGCTTGTGGAACCACGCGCGCACCTTGTCGCGGGAACGTCCACTGGCGAGGAATCCATTGGCCGGCAGCAACCAGTCGCGGCGCGGTTCGGGTTCCTTCGAGGTCATGATCTCGACCCGGTCCCCGCTGACCAGCACATGGTTCAACGGGACGATGCGGCCGTTGACCTTCGCACCGCGTGTGCGATGGCCCACCATCGTGTGCACGTGGTACGCGAAATCGAGCACGGTGCCGCCCTGTGGCAGGTCCACTACCTCGCCCTTCGGCGTGAGTGCGTAGACGCGGTCCTCGACCAGTTCCGCATCTAGGTCGCCAGCCAGAGAACTCTCGCCCTGTGCGTCGCCGGCGCTGTCGAGCAGCCTGCGCATCCATGCGATCTTGCGGTCGAAGGCATCGCCGCCTGCCTTCCCTTCCTTGTACTTCCAGTGCGCGGCCACACCCAGTTCGGCCTGCGCGTGCATCTCGTGCGTACGGATCTGCACTTCCAGCGTGCGTCCCTCCGGGCCGACCACAGCGGTATGCAGCGACCGGTAATCGTTGGCCTTCGGGCGCGCGATGTAGTCGTCGAACTCGCTGGGGATCGGCGCCCATAGCGCGTGCACGATACCCAGCGCGGCATAGCACGAGGCCACGTCGCCGACCGCGATGCGCACCGCGCGCAGGTCATAAAGCTCGTCGAACGAAACCTGCTTGCGCTGCATCTTCCGCCAGATGCTGTAGATGTGCTTCGGCCTGCCGCTGATCTCGGCATGGATGCCGTGCTCGGCCAACGCCGCCTGCAGGCTGCCGATCACCACCGCGATGTAGCGCTCGCGGCCGGTGCGCTTCTCGTCGAGCTGGGAGGCGATCTGCTTGTAGGTCTGCGGCTGCAGATAACGGAACGCGAGGTCTTCGAGTTCCCACTTGAGCTGCCAGATGCCCAGGCGGTTGGCCAGCGGCGCATGGATATCGCGTGTCAGTCGCGCCAGGGCCTGACGCTGTTCTTCGGGCAGGCTGCCCGCCGCCCGCATCCGGGCCAGTTGGCGCGCCAGCAGGATCGGCACCACGCGGAGATCGCGCACGATCGCCAGCAGGAGCCGTCGCAGCCCTTCGGTGTTCGCGCCGCGCGCCTGTTCCGCGTGCAGCGCCCAGACTTGAGCCGCAGCCGCCTGCCCTTCCAGGAGATCGGCCAGGCCCGGGATAGGCTTGCCGGCCGGGACCGCCTTCTGCAGCGCAGGAACCGCATACAGGAGCGCTGCCAGCAGGACATCACCGTCCGCGGACAACGCGGCAAGCGTATCCAGCGTGTCGGCCGCCACGCTCGGCGCATCGGGCATGCCGGCGTCCGCGCCTTCGTGCGTCGCCGCTTCGGCGAGCGCGTCCCGCAGCGTGGCCGGCAGCACCTGCAGCGCCGGCCTTCGCAGCAACGTGGCGATGTCGTGAACGGGGGACACCATGGCAAGGGAGCGAGGCGGTCAGGCGCCGCCGGAATGACTACACTACCGGGCACTCGCCCGAAGGAACAACCATGAAGATGAGCCGCTTGTTTCTATCCATCGCGTTGCTGGCCACCCCGATGTTCGCTTTCGCGCAGGACGCCGCCTCTGATGCGCGGTTCGCCGACCTGCGTGGGTCGATGACGGCGGAAGAGTTCAAGGCCGCCGGCCTGGACAAGCTCAGCGACGCCGAGCTGACGGCACTGAGCGCATGGCTGACCCGGAAGGTCGGCACCGAGACTGCCCGCGCCGTCGAGCAGGCACGACAGGAAGTGCGGCAGGAAACCCAGACCGCCGTCGCGCAGGCGCAGGCCGATACGCGCAAGCAGCTCGAACAGGAGAACCGTGGTTTCTTCGATTTCGGCTCCGATGAAGCGATCACCAGCACGCTGGCCGGTGAGTTCAAGGGCTTCGCCAAGGGCAACCGTTACACGCTGGCCAACGGCCAGGTGTGGGAACAGGTCGAACCGGCCAGTCTCAATGGCGTGCGGAAAACCAACCCCGAAGTGACCATCAAGCCGGGCATCTTCAACACCTGGTTCCTGCGCATCAAAGGCTACAACACGCCTGCGAAGGTCCGCCGCGTCAAGTAAGTCCGTTCAACCGCGCAGCGCCTGCAGGCGCTGCGCGAGTTTCTTCGGCGAAATGCCGGCGCGTGCTCCCAGTTCCTGGGCGAACATCGACACGCGCAGTTCCTCCAGGTCCCAACGCAGGGCCTGCCAGTCCGCCGATCCGGCGACGCCCTCCTCCACCGCCTGCGCCAGCGCGTCGGCGAACGGCTTGATCTCCAGCATGCGGACCTGGTCGCGGGTCGGGTCGCGCACCGCGCGTTCGGCGCGCAGGCGCATCGCCTTAACGTAGCGCGGCAATTGCGCAAGGGCGTCGGCAGGTGTTTCGCGCAGGAAGCCCGGATGCACCAGGGCTGCAAGTTGCGCGCGCAGGTCGTCGAGGTTTCCGCGCGCCCAGCCCATCAATGGCGCTTCCAACTGCGGCTTGAGTTCGGCCACCGCGGACAGGATGGCCTCGGCCAGCTTCAACCGCTCCATCGCTTCGCCGAACAACCGTTTGCCGGCGTCGTCGCGGCGCTGCTCGAACGCGGCACGGTCCCGGATCGCCTCCAGCCCCTCGGCAAGCACGGCATTCATCGCCGCATCGACGATGTCGCCACGCAGGCGTTCCTGCGATTCGATGGCTGCATACAGCAGGCCGGTCTTGGGCGACACCGGCAGCTGCTTACGCGCTTGCTTCACCTTGTCGGTCAGCGCGATCTCCAGCAGGCGGCGCACGCCACCGGGATGCGCCGTATTCGCCTCGGCGCGATCAGCGAACACCTGCAAAGCGACCGTATCGCCGTCATCCCGCAGCGCCGGATAGGCAGGTACGCCGGCTTCGCCGGGAACCTCGCGCGGGATGGCCTGCGCTGGGAAGTCGCGCAGGCCGGTGGCCGCCATCTCGCGACCAGCCCGTGCCGCGAAGGCCTGTCCCGCCTTCGCGCCGAAGCGCGCGCGCAGCGCATCCAGGTCGCGCGATTCCGCCAGCACCCTCCCCTCGCCGCCGCCACGCGGGTCCTCACGCAAGCGCAGGTTCATGCGCAGGTGCGGCTCCAGTGCGGCCTCATCGAAATCGAGCGCGGCTACCGTCACCCCGGTCGCCCGGGACAGGAAGCGCGCCAGTTCACCACGGATGTCGTCGGCACTCGGCTTCGGGAAGGCTTCGAAGAATGCGCGACCGAAATCCGGTGCCGGCACGTAATTGCGTCGCACCGCCTTGGGCAGGCTGCGGATCAGGCCCGAGGCCTTGTCCGCGACGAAGCCGGGCGCCAACCATGACAGGCGCGCGGGATCGAGGGCGTTGAGCAGGTGCAGCGGCACGTCGAGCGTCACACCGTCGTCGGTCGCACCCGGCTCGAACCTGTAGTGCAGCGGCAGCCGCGCATCGCCGAGGGCGAAGTACTTCGGATACCTGTCTTCCTCACTGCCCTCGCCCGGCAGCAGGTCCACCAGCGACCAGTGCAGCGCGCGGCGCTTGTCGGCCGGCAGCGTCTTCCACCATGCATCCAGTGCGGCCGCCGAATGGATCTCCGGCGGCACGCGATCCAGATACCAGCGCGCCTGCCAGTCGTCGTCGGCGACCAGGCCGGCGCGGCGCAGCTTGGCTTCTTCTTCGCGCGCCTGTTCGAGCGCCTTCAGGTTGTCGGCGACGAAGCCGGCGCGCGTGTTGATCTCGCCGGTCACCAGGCCCTGCCGGACGAAGATGTCGTGCGCCTCGGCCGGTGCGATGCGGCCGTAGTGCACGGGTTTCTTCGGCGCGAGCACCAGCCCGAACAGGCTGATCTGCTCGGACGCCAGCACCTGCCCCTGCGCGCGCGACCAATGCGGATCGAAATGCTTGCGCAGCAGCAGGTGCGGCAGTTCGGCGATCACCCAGTCCGGTTCGATCGCGGCCAGCGTCATGCCCCACACCTTCTGGGTGTCCAGCAGATTGGCCACCAACAGCCAGGGCGGCGGGCGCTTGGACAGCGCCGAGCCGGGAAACGGCAGGAAACGGCGTTGGCGCGGCGCCTGGTAGTCGCCCTTCTCGGTGCGATGGCCGATCTGCGTCGGCAGTCCGGCGACCAGCGCGCGATGCAGGGCCTGGTAAGCGTTGGCGCGCTGCCGCTCGCTGTAGCCGCTGTTCAGCGCCTGCTCGTTCTGGGCGCGCGCAGCCACCGGCGCCGGTGCGGCTTCGGTTTTTCCTTCGCGGGCCAATCGTGCCGCGCGATGCAACTGGCCGCGGGTCGCTTTCACCGCTTCAGCGTCGTCGCGCACGGCAACCGGTGCGCGGCTGCCCGCCAGCAGCGGCGACAGGGAGGCGTCAGTGTCTTCTTCCTTCCAGCCCAGCTCCTCGCACAGCAGGCGCAGCTGCCGATGCAGTTCGCGCCACTCGCGCATGCGCAGGAAGCCGAGGAAATGGCGGCCGCACCAGTCGCGCAGCTTGGATTGGGTCAGGTCTTCATGGGCCTGCCGGTACGCGTCCCACAGGCGCAGGACGCCGACGAACTCGGAGCGCCCATCGGCAAACTGGGCGTGCGCCGCGTCCGCCGCGCCACGCGCATCCGCCGGACGCTCGCGCGGATCCTGGATACCCAGGAACGAGGCGATCACCAGCATCGGGCGCAAGCAACCGGCGGCCTGCGCGGCGACCAGCATGCGCGCCAGTTTCACGTCCACCGGCAACCGCGCCATCTGCCTGCCGATGGCGCTCAGGCGGCGATCACCGTCGATTGCGCCCAGTTCGGCCAGCTGCTGCCAGCCGTCGGCGACGGCGCGTTCGTCGGGCGCTTCCAGAAACGGAAAATCCTCGATCCGGCCCAATCCCAGCTGCAGCATGCGCAGGATCACACCGGCCAGGCTCGAGCGCCGGATTTCGGGATCGGTGAACTCTGCGCGCGCCTGGAAATCCGATTCCGCATACAGGCGATAGCAGATGC comes from the Pseudoxanthomonas sp. YR558 genome and includes:
- a CDS encoding glycosyltransferase, whose product is MSMSWADLRFMLERTRGLFRRGLASLRTRGLSATWARVRRQFAQHPRLPPGALYRPAEAAFAPFTVPSSDAPRVSIVIPVYNQALHTLGCLRALAEHPPAAACEVIVVDDGSQDETRAWMQAIGGLRYHLRATNGGFIAACNDGAALAQGTYLVFLNNDTFPQPGWLDALLDTFGAWPEAGLVGAQLVYPDGRLQEAGGVVFDDGSAWNYGRFESPDDPCYTSVRDADYCSGAAIMLPTALFREIGGFDTRYAPAYYEDTDLAFAVRARGYRVLYQPASRVVHLEGITAGTDTGSGAKAYQVRNRGVFAQKWADALTRQAAAGTLPSPAVLARGRRQVLIVDSETPRPRHDSASLRMANLMRMLVGEGAHVVFLPADLRHAGTDTAALRQHGVETWHAPFVGSVASWLREHGPRFDVVMLSRHYVAAEFLPLVRRFAPQARIVFDTVDLHFLRETRGADVAGDETLRRSAQKTRERELALMRQADTTLVVSPAERDMLSALLPTAQVDVLSNLHELADDGAPFAQRHDIVFVGGFRHPPNVDAVLWFGRDIFPDIRTGLPGVRFHCIGAEPPAEVLALQEQPGIVVHGHVPDIAPYMEGARVAVAPLRFGAGVKGKVNLSMAHGQPVVATPCAVEGMHLVDGHDVLVAESADAFVGAVVRLYEDAPLWERLSVNGRENIRRHFSLDAAREVVRRVFLD
- a CDS encoding bifunctional (p)ppGpp synthetase/guanosine-3',5'-bis(diphosphate) 3'-pyrophosphohydrolase, coding for MVSPVHDIATLLRRPALQVLPATLRDALAEAATHEGADAGMPDAPSVAADTLDTLAALSADGDVLLAALLYAVPALQKAVPAGKPIPGLADLLEGQAAAAQVWALHAEQARGANTEGLRRLLLAIVRDLRVVPILLARQLARMRAAGSLPEEQRQALARLTRDIHAPLANRLGIWQLKWELEDLAFRYLQPQTYKQIASQLDEKRTGRERYIAVVIGSLQAALAEHGIHAEISGRPKHIYSIWRKMQRKQVSFDELYDLRAVRIAVGDVASCYAALGIVHALWAPIPSEFDDYIARPKANDYRSLHTAVVGPEGRTLEVQIRTHEMHAQAELGVAAHWKYKEGKAGGDAFDRKIAWMRRLLDSAGDAQGESSLAGDLDAELVEDRVYALTPKGEVVDLPQGGTVLDFAYHVHTMVGHRTRGAKVNGRIVPLNHVLVSGDRVEIMTSKEPEPRRDWLLPANGFLASGRSRDKVRAWFHKLDRARNLHAGRELLDKELKRLGLHQADLAGVAKKFHAESIDDLYLQVALGDVGPHQVGRALHEEQRAAAEPDVAALPVRRPPRKVAAPGKSKFTVEGVGNLLVQLARCCQPVPGEAIAGYLTRGRGVTVHRTDCPSFVRLAATSPQRVLPVEWGQAGGGYEVDVQVTAIDRKWLLKDITTLIAQEEANVLEINSQGNRASGRVHLRLRLKVADFGQLSTLLGKLDALPGVEDARRSG
- the hrpA gene encoding ATP-dependent RNA helicase HrpA translates to MNTSRDPSPASPDRTALEQGRRALDRALSRDRGRLHGLWSRWQGKPADASARQAFEQALTASIATRERRQSTVPAVTLDASLPIAREGERIVELIRHHQVVVIAGETGSGKTTQLPKLCLAAGRGVAGMIGCTQPRRIAARAVARRVAEELKTELGRGVGFQVRFNDQVCDDTHIKFMTDGILLAEIASDRWLSAYDTIIVDEAHERSLNIDFLLGYLKQLLRKRRDLKVIVTSATIDTERFAKHFDDAPVISVEGRTYPVGVRYRPLEGEGGGDEEGRAGDRSVNDAIVGAIDEITRQDPRGDVLVFLPGEREIRDAHQALERRKYRQTEVLPLYARLSNQDQDRVFNPGPNRRIVLATNVAETSLTVPRIRYVVDPGFARVKRYSPRNKLDRLHIEPISQASANQRKGRCGRIAEGICYRLYAESDFQARAEFTDPEIRRSSLAGVILRMLQLGLGRIEDFPFLEAPDERAVADGWQQLAELGAIDGDRRLSAIGRQMARLPVDVKLARMLVAAQAAGCLRPMLVIASFLGIQDPRERPADARGAADAAHAQFADGRSEFVGVLRLWDAYRQAHEDLTQSKLRDWCGRHFLGFLRMREWRELHRQLRLLCEELGWKEEDTDASLSPLLAGSRAPVAVRDDAEAVKATRGQLHRAARLAREGKTEAAPAPVAARAQNEQALNSGYSERQRANAYQALHRALVAGLPTQIGHRTEKGDYQAPRQRRFLPFPGSALSKRPPPWLLVANLLDTQKVWGMTLAAIEPDWVIAELPHLLLRKHFDPHWSRAQGQVLASEQISLFGLVLAPKKPVHYGRIAPAEAHDIFVRQGLVTGEINTRAGFVADNLKALEQAREEEAKLRRAGLVADDDWQARWYLDRVPPEIHSAAALDAWWKTLPADKRRALHWSLVDLLPGEGSEEDRYPKYFALGDARLPLHYRFEPGATDDGVTLDVPLHLLNALDPARLSWLAPGFVADKASGLIRSLPKAVRRNYVPAPDFGRAFFEAFPKPSADDIRGELARFLSRATGVTVAALDFDEAALEPHLRMNLRLREDPRGGGEGRVLAESRDLDALRARFGAKAGQAFAARAGREMAATGLRDFPAQAIPREVPGEAGVPAYPALRDDGDTVALQVFADRAEANTAHPGGVRRLLEIALTDKVKQARKQLPVSPKTGLLYAAIESQERLRGDIVDAAMNAVLAEGLEAIRDRAAFEQRRDDAGKRLFGEAMERLKLAEAILSAVAELKPQLEAPLMGWARGNLDDLRAQLAALVHPGFLRETPADALAQLPRYVKAMRLRAERAVRDPTRDQVRMLEIKPFADALAQAVEEGVAGSADWQALRWDLEELRVSMFAQELGARAGISPKKLAQRLQALRG